In Planctomycetaceae bacterium, a single window of DNA contains:
- a CDS encoding DUF4340 domain-containing protein, with protein MNATKRTLTFTAIAGVSALAAVSAWYGSRPASIDGYADVGQAFFAEFNDPLTAKSLTVSRFNDKTSEAQTFSVQQNDDGQWVIPSHHNYPAEAQDRLAKTAASMIGVKKTAVQSRSKDDWKNYSVVDPAAEGSATVDERGTRVTLRDGSGNALVDLIVGKAVEGRENHYYVREPEKSTTYIAQLQPDLSVKFSDWIEPDLLKINQTDLVNIVVDNYSIDEQEGRIKEGEKLTFRKEDLKTTGKWQLTDLDDAIEKLDESPVTSIASNLDQLKIVGVRPKPEGLNADLTVSREVAQNPLLQEYLQRDMQKQGFYIARVGDEGMRLVSNEGELQAGTSAGVQYTLYFGEVARGSEKDIEIGFANDAAGDGEGDEKDNEASAKPEEQDENQAGEEAGPRRYLLVKVEFNEELLGPAPEEPVAPEIPAILNEPAAADAKPAADAKPAADAKPAAEGADGSPKDDADADQGNAQKSDPPSGEEPAKEAGANESAPKSDTEASGSEEANDAKEESPSEPADESECGPGQDENTQQPADPPASSETAADETAKDEPAKSAVVEDEKSSPEPETTDESKPSTPPAGDNTPDPVIAPKEGEAPAAEPVDPKAAAQQEFDKAMAEYQSKKTAWERDVKTRATKVEEGKKKADELSQRFSRWYYVITSDSLEKFRIERKDVVSLKAADATEDAATPADASSIPGQN; from the coding sequence ATGAATGCGACAAAACGCACTCTGACTTTCACCGCGATTGCCGGTGTTTCCGCATTGGCGGCCGTCTCAGCATGGTACGGATCTCGTCCTGCATCGATCGATGGATACGCCGACGTCGGCCAGGCATTCTTTGCTGAATTCAATGATCCGCTGACGGCGAAATCGTTGACTGTCTCACGGTTCAACGACAAGACGTCTGAAGCGCAAACGTTTTCGGTTCAGCAGAATGACGATGGACAATGGGTGATTCCGTCACACCACAACTACCCTGCAGAGGCACAGGACCGACTTGCAAAGACGGCTGCGTCGATGATCGGTGTCAAGAAGACGGCCGTGCAGAGTCGTTCCAAAGACGACTGGAAGAACTATTCAGTTGTTGATCCGGCCGCAGAAGGGTCTGCAACAGTCGATGAACGAGGAACACGAGTCACACTTCGAGATGGAAGCGGAAATGCCCTGGTGGACCTGATCGTAGGTAAAGCCGTTGAAGGCCGCGAAAATCACTACTACGTCCGGGAACCCGAAAAGTCGACAACTTATATCGCTCAGCTTCAGCCTGACTTGTCTGTGAAGTTCAGCGACTGGATTGAGCCCGATTTGCTCAAGATCAATCAGACGGATCTCGTCAATATCGTCGTCGATAACTACTCCATCGACGAGCAGGAAGGGCGAATCAAAGAAGGTGAAAAGCTGACTTTCCGCAAGGAAGATCTCAAGACAACTGGAAAGTGGCAACTGACCGATCTGGACGATGCGATTGAAAAGCTCGACGAAAGCCCCGTGACTTCCATTGCCTCAAACCTCGATCAGCTGAAGATCGTGGGTGTCCGACCGAAGCCAGAAGGTCTGAACGCGGATCTGACCGTGTCTCGAGAAGTCGCACAAAACCCTTTGCTGCAGGAATACCTGCAGCGGGATATGCAGAAGCAGGGCTTCTACATTGCTCGTGTCGGCGATGAAGGTATGCGTCTTGTTTCCAACGAAGGCGAGTTGCAGGCAGGCACAAGTGCCGGCGTGCAGTACACGCTTTACTTCGGCGAAGTCGCTCGTGGTTCGGAAAAAGATATCGAAATCGGATTCGCGAACGACGCGGCGGGTGACGGTGAGGGCGACGAAAAGGATAACGAAGCATCCGCCAAACCGGAGGAGCAAGACGAGAATCAGGCGGGTGAAGAAGCCGGGCCTCGACGCTACCTGCTGGTCAAGGTTGAATTTAATGAAGAGCTCCTTGGGCCAGCCCCGGAAGAGCCTGTTGCACCCGAGATACCCGCGATCCTGAACGAACCTGCTGCAGCCGACGCGAAGCCAGCAGCTGATGCGAAGCCAGCCGCCGACGCGAAGCCAGCAGCCGAAGGTGCAGACGGTTCCCCTAAGGACGATGCAGACGCAGACCAGGGAAACGCTCAGAAATCAGATCCTCCGTCCGGGGAAGAGCCCGCCAAAGAGGCTGGGGCCAACGAGTCAGCACCCAAGTCTGACACCGAAGCGAGCGGCAGCGAAGAGGCAAATGACGCGAAGGAAGAATCTCCTTCTGAGCCAGCAGACGAAAGTGAATGCGGACCGGGCCAGGATGAAAACACACAACAGCCTGCCGATCCTCCCGCCAGCTCCGAAACCGCTGCCGATGAGACAGCAAAGGATGAGCCCGCGAAGTCGGCTGTGGTTGAGGATGAAAAGAGCTCCCCAGAACCTGAAACCACAGACGAGTCGAAGCCTTCGACACCGCCCGCGGGTGACAACACTCCGGACCCGGTCATTGCTCCGAAAGAGGGCGAAGCTCCTGCTGCCGAGCCCGTTGATCCTAAAGCCGCAGCTCAGCAGGAGTTCGACAAGGCCATGGCCGAATACCAGTCGAAAAAGACAGCCTGGGAAAGAGACGTCAAAACCAGAGCGACCAAAGTCGAAGAGGGAAAGAAGAAGGCAGACGAATTGTCTCAGCGTTTCTCTCGCTGGTATTACGTGATTACTTCCGACAGCCTGGAAAAGTTTCGGATTGAGCGGAAGGATGTCGTAAGCCTGAAAGCAGCTGATGCGACCGAAGATGCTGCCACGCCGGCAGATGCGTCCTCGATTCCAGGCCAGAACTGA
- a CDS encoding VCBS repeat-containing protein: MHQESNLYRRRGVPASCRFCFVIICLFFGNCVFADEPLAKRLPAGTKPFPQFTERIIDSQIGKVCYAVTLADINEDGQQDIVAVSENRVLWYENPSWQSHVMIEDQTPRDNVCIAPRDINGDGHIDFAVGAGWTKSGTLHWIERADSLEQPWKVHSIGKELWLHRARWSDVLGRGQSQLVISALNGSAENGARLLAFEVPTDPVNDRWMSTELNSEFNRMHNHWHLDLDQDQKMDTLTASQEGITLVQRIHEEWKATRLGHGASGDANTDQGAGEIKIGHLLDGTPFIVTVEPMHGHSLVLYQLPESGKFTDLWQRNVIDTGFQRGHALWTEDMDGDGSDEIVFGHSDTPDTFGVIVYDCSQNILTSWKKYVVDAGGMATEDLVVADLTGDGRPDIVAGGRATHNVKLYVNTR; this comes from the coding sequence GTGCATCAAGAATCCAACCTGTATCGTCGAAGAGGGGTTCCCGCGTCATGCCGATTCTGCTTCGTGATTATCTGCCTGTTCTTTGGAAACTGCGTTTTCGCAGACGAACCTTTAGCAAAGCGACTCCCGGCCGGAACGAAGCCATTCCCGCAGTTCACAGAGCGTATCATCGACTCACAAATTGGCAAAGTCTGTTACGCGGTCACACTGGCAGATATCAATGAAGATGGGCAGCAGGATATTGTCGCTGTGAGCGAGAATCGGGTACTGTGGTACGAGAACCCATCCTGGCAATCGCATGTGATGATTGAAGATCAGACTCCGCGCGACAACGTTTGCATCGCGCCCCGGGATATCAATGGTGACGGCCACATCGATTTTGCAGTGGGAGCGGGCTGGACAAAGTCCGGCACACTGCATTGGATCGAACGAGCAGATTCGCTGGAACAACCCTGGAAAGTTCACTCCATTGGCAAAGAGCTTTGGCTGCATCGCGCAAGGTGGTCCGACGTGCTTGGCCGCGGGCAATCGCAGTTAGTCATATCTGCTCTGAACGGCTCTGCTGAAAACGGTGCTCGACTACTCGCGTTTGAGGTACCGACGGACCCTGTAAACGACCGATGGATGTCCACGGAGTTGAACAGCGAATTCAACAGGATGCACAATCACTGGCATCTGGATCTTGATCAGGATCAGAAGATGGACACGCTGACGGCCAGCCAGGAAGGAATCACGCTCGTTCAGAGAATTCATGAGGAATGGAAGGCCACTCGACTCGGCCACGGTGCATCAGGCGACGCGAACACAGATCAGGGCGCAGGGGAGATTAAAATCGGGCATCTGCTCGACGGGACACCATTTATTGTCACGGTCGAACCTATGCATGGACATAGTCTGGTGCTCTACCAGCTGCCTGAATCGGGCAAATTCACAGACTTATGGCAGAGAAATGTGATCGATACGGGTTTTCAGCGAGGTCATGCACTATGGACTGAAGACATGGATGGCGATGGGTCTGATGAGATCGTATTTGGGCACAGTGATACGCCGGATACGTTCGGGGTCATTGTGTATGATTGTTCGCAGAATATTTTAACGTCCTGGAAGAAGTACGTCGTCGACGCAGGTGGTATGGCAACCGAAGATCTGGTCGTTGCCGATTTGACGGGAGATGGACGCCCCGACATCGTGGCTGGTGGACGAGCGACCCATAACGTCAAACTCTACGTAAATACGCGATGA
- a CDS encoding cadherin repeat domain-containing protein: MTGPKTTVAASLDFESRASHSLVVRVSDRDDATLTDEAIVAIYVNDVAEPVLMITTPIKAGATSVSLAILSDSLFDATTDLNIADLQLRMGDVQLSPKSRGKKGPVVSYTDVNGDGRLDLVVTFEVTSGSFAEQTDAEITLQGSLTNGSLFSSYSSVDILPGKGNGRGKK, encoded by the coding sequence GTGACCGGGCCAAAAACAACCGTTGCCGCCTCACTGGATTTCGAGTCCCGGGCATCACATTCATTGGTGGTTCGCGTTTCCGATCGCGACGATGCAACGTTGACGGACGAAGCCATCGTTGCCATTTATGTCAATGATGTTGCAGAACCCGTTCTGATGATAACGACACCCATCAAAGCTGGTGCGACATCCGTTTCCCTTGCCATCCTGTCGGATAGTTTGTTCGATGCAACGACCGACCTGAATATCGCCGATCTTCAACTTCGCATGGGTGACGTGCAACTGAGCCCAAAGTCTCGCGGAAAGAAAGGCCCGGTTGTCAGCTACACTGATGTCAACGGGGATGGTCGACTCGATCTTGTGGTCACCTTTGAAGTCACGAGTGGATCGTTTGCAGAACAGACGGATGCAGAGATCACGCTGCAGGGAAGCCTGACGAACGGTTCGTTGTTCTCTTCTTATTCTTCCGTTGACATTTTGCCCGGGAAAGGAAACGGGAGAGGAAAGAAGTAG
- a CDS encoding IPT/TIG domain-containing protein, which translates to MEPPAPSVEIPAGQEVTIDGSAFGFQPGRVIVAVGGMQLDAQVTNWTNEQVRAVIPQLPIAAAANATVVVLRADGNVANQLTAQLVPSVQPAFQALASR; encoded by the coding sequence GTGGAACCACCTGCCCCTTCTGTAGAAATTCCAGCCGGACAGGAAGTCACGATCGACGGCTCAGCTTTCGGTTTCCAGCCTGGTCGAGTGATTGTGGCGGTCGGTGGAATGCAACTGGACGCCCAGGTGACCAACTGGACGAACGAGCAGGTTCGGGCCGTCATACCGCAACTCCCGATCGCGGCAGCAGCCAATGCGACAGTTGTTGTGCTGCGAGCCGATGGAAATGTTGCCAATCAATTGACAGCTCAACTCGTTCCATCAGTACAACCCGCGTTTCAGGCCCTGGCTTCTCGATAG